In the genome of Streptomyces aquilus, the window AACAGATGGCCGCCGATCCGCCGGCCCCGGAAGCCCGGGATCAGCCCGAAGTAGACGATCTCCACGACCCCGTCGTCCTGCGGCTCCAGCTCCACGTACCCCGCGGGCGTGCCCCGGTCGTAGGCCACCCAGGTCTCCACGCCCGGTCGGTTCAGGTGCTCCTCCCACTGGGCGTAGGTCCAGCCCAGCCGGTCGATCCAGCGGATGTCGCCGCCGACGGAGGCGTAGAGGAAACGGCTGAACTCGGGGGAGGGCACCTCGGCGCGGACGATCCGGACATCGCCGTCCGGCGCGGCGGCCGGGAGGAGGTCGGTCGGGGCGGTCTGCTCAAGGGACCAGGTGGTCACGGGGATGTTGGGCATGCCCCCCAGGCAACCATCCGCCCCGCCGATCTGTCGATCCACCCCGGGCGCCGACGATCTACTGCGGGGCCTCGACGGTCTGGGGCGAGGGCCTGCCTATGTATCGCCGAGACCCGCTGGTCCGCCGGGCCCCGCCGGATGTGCCGCAGAGAGCCGCCGACCTGCCCCGGGCCTCGGCGATCTGCCGCAGGGACCTGTCGGTGCACCCCTGTCACTGGCGATCCGCCGCGGGCCCCGTCGGTCTGCCGCCGAGGCCCGGCGATCTGTCGATCCACCCGGGCTCGACGATCTACCGCAGCGACCTGTCGATCGTGCTCAGCGGTAGTGCGAACAGCATGCGGCCCGACTGGGACCAGACCTCGCCGGTCGCCTCCCAGTAGGACAGGGACTCCGCCTCGCCGCTCCAGCAGCGGGTCGTCTCGTCGGTGCCGCAGCGGGTGGCGCGGGCGCCGGTCGCGTCCTGGCGCCACAGCGTCCCGCGGCCGTCCTGGTCGTCCGACGTACGGCCCAGGTACCACTCCGAGCGGTACGACAGCACGGCCCCGACGCCGGGGGTGCGCGTCTCGTACGCCTCGTCGACGGGGGTGTACCCGGCCGGGTCGGTGGTGAGCAGGCCGGAGCGGTCGGAGGACGAGCTGAGGTCGTACCGCCACAGCCGGACGTCGCGGTCGCTGTCCGTGGAGACCCAGTCGCTCGCCACCAGGCTGTCGGGGGAGGTGCTGCGGTCCAGGGAGAGGTAGTCGGGGTGCGTGGCGTCGGCGCGGTAGCTGCCGACGGCGGGCAGCACCCAGCGGTTGCCGTGCGCCGCCCAGCCGCCGGGCACCCGGCCGACCGCGGAGGCGTTCGTGGTGGCGCGCTGGACGCGGTTCATGTCGTACACGTACAGCCCGTCGGCCGCGGTGACCAGCAGTTTGTCCTGGTACCAGACCATGCCGGAGACCTGGGAGTCGAGCGCGCGGAAGTCGCGGCCGCCGTCGGTGGGGACGGCGAGCAGCACCCAGGTGTAGGTGAGGCGGTCGATGTCGTTCGCGTCGATGAACGCGACCCGGGCCAGGTTCTGGGCGCCCTGGCTCCAGGCGGAGAGGATCACCCGGTTCTGCCCCCACAGGCCGTCGTCGTCGGCGTCGCCCGAGGTGGTGACCGCGCCGGGCCGCCAGGAGCGGGTGTCGGCGGCGCCCCAGCAGTAGGCGCGGGTGGCCGCGGGCTCGACGGGCAGGGCCTTGCGCTCGGCCGGAGCGCAGTCCGCCGCGGCGCGCAGGGAGTGGTCGGCGTCGGCGAGGACGGCACCGACACCCTCCGGCCGCCCCATCGCGGAGGCGAGCCGGTCGAGAGTGGACCGCGGCTCCAGCTGCTCGTGCAGCCGCAAGGCGTCGGTCTCGGCGGCGGTGGCCAGCGGCTTGAGTGCGCCCGGATCGGCGGCGACGGTGGCCTGCGAGGCGCTGATCATGGTGGCCGCGGCGGTGAGAGCGAGGGCGGTCCCGGCCAGGAACGCGCGCAGCGCTTTGCCCCGCTTCCGCCTGCGGTGTCTCCCGCGATGCATCATGTCGTACCTCCCGAGGCGGGCCAACTGCGCCTGGTGATCCGTACGTTGACCGAGGAGCAGGTGGGGTGGCCCGTAGAGGGATGCTACGGCAGTGAGGGCGTGCCGGGGACGAAGACCTTGCAAATATGCGGAAGATGCCGCTTCTTGGGTGTACCGGCTGCTGTACCGGCGGAGGTACCGGCCGGTGTACCGGCCGGTGTTCTCAAGGGGCTTGGCGGGACAGCCGTTCGTCGACCACCGCCGGGGCCGTGGAGTGCGGCAGCAGGTCACGCGGGTCGTCGGGGAGCAGCACCTCGATCTCCGCGTCCTCGCAGAAACGATACGGCCGATGCTCCAGAAATCCCCCGAGATACCGGCGCACCCGCGACATCTCGGCCCGCACCGTCACCGTACGCCCCGGATCGCCGAACAGGTCCTCGGCCAGCCCCGCCGCACTGCGCCCGCTGCGGTGCAGTGCCAACAGATACAGCAACTCCGCGTGCCGTGGGCTCAGTTCATGACTCCAGGTGCCGGCGTCCCCGGACACCGTCATCGACCAGCGGCGCGGCAGCGACAGATCGAGCACGATCCGGGTGGCGCTGCGCGGCAACGGCTCGTCGGACGCCCGGATCAACCACCCCCCGGCCAGCGGCTCCACCGTGCACAGCCCCAGCGTCGGCAGCCACCGCTGGCCCGCCGGCGGCGACTTGGGCAACGCGACCCGGCCCTGGTACGGCATCCCCGCCACCGCGGCCGTCCAGCCGTCCCGGTCCACCACCACGGCCCGGCCGCCGAGCCGCGCCAGCACCGGCGCCGCCACCGCGCGCAGTTGCTCCAGCGAGGACTGGTGCAGCTCGCGCAGCCGGGACTCGGCGAGCTTGGCCACCGAGTCGACCCACGCGAGGGTGGCCGGATGCATCGTCTCCAGCGGCCCGCTCACGTCCACGACGCCGAGCAGCCGGCCGTTTCGCGGGTCGGTGATCGGCGCCCCGGTACAGGTCCACGAGGTCTGTGAGCGCACGAAGTGCTCCGAGGCGAACACCTGCACCGGCCGGCGCGCCACCACCGGTGTGCCGATGCCGTTCGTGCCGACGACGCCCTCCCGCCAGTCGGCACCGAGCTCGAACCCGGTCCCGTCGGCCTTGCGCAGCACCGGCGAACTGCCCTCCCGCCACAGCACCCGGCCCTCCTCGTCGGCGACCACCATGATGTGGTGGGCGACGTCCGCGACCGACAGCAACCCCTCGCGCAGCAC includes:
- a CDS encoding GAF domain-containing protein, with product MALSPTDVTQLAAVDSARAARLLSDVRSATLSGQRAPVAPRPVIEQSWGRMLRGGVDPDHDFRTGLLPREEVQRRRESSELRHVLPVLREGLLSVADVAHHIMVVADEEGRVLWREGSSPVLRKADGTGFELGADWREGVVGTNGIGTPVVARRPVQVFASEHFVRSQTSWTCTGAPITDPRNGRLLGVVDVSGPLETMHPATLAWVDSVAKLAESRLRELHQSSLEQLRAVAAPVLARLGGRAVVVDRDGWTAAVAGMPYQGRVALPKSPPAGQRWLPTLGLCTVEPLAGGWLIRASDEPLPRSATRIVLDLSLPRRWSMTVSGDAGTWSHELSPRHAELLYLLALHRSGRSAAGLAEDLFGDPGRTVTVRAEMSRVRRYLGGFLEHRPYRFCEDAEIEVLLPDDPRDLLPHSTAPAVVDERLSRQAP
- a CDS encoding GNAT family N-acetyltransferase — protein: MPNIPVTTWSLEQTAPTDLLPAAAPDGDVRIVRAEVPSPEFSRFLYASVGGDIRWIDRLGWTYAQWEEHLNRPGVETWVAYDRGTPAGYVELEPQDDGVVEIVYFGLIPGFRGRRIGGHLLSYGAARAWDLADRWPGLTDTKRVWLHTCSLDGEHAMANYQRRGFTLFDTKVEEQPQVTAPGPWPGAHPA